A window from Podospora bellae-mahoneyi strain CBS 112042 chromosome 1 map unlocalized CBS112042p_1, whole genome shotgun sequence encodes these proteins:
- a CDS encoding uncharacterized protein (EggNog:ENOG503NUT1; COG:C), with protein sequence MSLRQKHRLSFCYCNMGTMRRFFGRRRKPPPETYQEPAVVRPNPEEELRSFRRRLVQSFVTSALPSGKEFLPVTEIDKLVTYATIRLVLPEKASTDVIDFVCGHGKTLFLILVVGNEASPNDLLAIMESCRKHSMTDAHLPVDRIPCVGGKLPCHQRVAHHQAWDVFHDKLWAHISFRFFQDQAMFTAPVILKDKFIYELKEGCVLPITWKAQKPHIGHFSTVYEAEVHHAHHQDDRYLGESLKVALKQLKPLTSEPGYNVETAWNHETSALEEINKLQHKHLIRPLAALRCGPEHYIMFEWADGGSLRELWESQGPEPKDLDPDRIMSVIEEVLGIVGALSTLHGTNNRTKTGNVVRRAADLAGMAAGERLTVPVPHSVKPREGETKDYSPITTPDTSKSPRNVPEIHVRFVEPSDDEVSFRSEDPNRSYVSEESDASSDEHWRHGDLKPENILQFNQSQTNDSRWLGTLKIADLGLAKQHVFATARRKDMTNQKFTTSHYEAPEAVANLHLPRSRRFDIWSLGCVILEFVIIILYGNNGLASFYDQHKIRENPHTDTLYFTVDRNVARVSDIASHWIAEILNDPECNRSGGSALADIVRLVRDRLLVVELPSENMVPSQISRCRADAGELKEKLEAIWGKAIHDESQGGDYLCFTKDRANIAPPKPLQVMKPKRTAAKSRLGDDLLKTQPNLEVREPYQYRYDSGKITN encoded by the exons ATGTCTTTACGACAAAAACACCGTCTGTCCTTCTGTTATTGTAACATGGGTACCATGCGGCGCTTCTTTGGTCGTCGTCGAAAACCTCCCCCTGAAACTTACCAGGAACCCGCTGTGGTGAGGCCCAATCCAGAGGAAGAACTTAGGAGTTTCCGGAGAAGGCTAGTACAGTCTTTTGTCACCAGCGCCCTTCCTAGCGGCAAGGAATTCCTCCCAGTCACAGAAATCGATAAATTGGTCACCTATGCAACCATTCGGCTGGTGCTTCCAGAAAAGGCTTCGACTGATGTGATTGATTTTGTTTGCGGTCACGGAAAGACACTGTTTCTTATTCTAGTGGTTGGCAATGAGGCTTCTCCAAATGACCTGTTGGCTATCATGGAGAGTTGCCGGAAACACAGCATGACAGACGCACACCTCCCGGTCGACCGTATACCCTGCGTCGGGGGAAAGTTACCATGCCATCAACGCGttgcccaccaccaggcaTGGGACGTATTTCATGACAAACTCTGGGCGCACATATCGTTTCGATTCTTTCAGGACCAAGCAATGTTCACAGCACCTGTTATTCTGAAAGACAAGTTCATATACGAGCTGAAGGAAGGATGTGTGCTCCCAATCACCTGGAAAGCCCAGAAGCCTCATATTGGCCATTTCAGTACGGTCTACGAGGCAGAAGTTCACCatgcccatcaccaagacgaCAGATACTTGGGAGAGTCGCTCAAGGTTGCATTGAAACAGCTGAAACCACTAACTTCGGAACCTGGATACAATGTGGAAACGGCTTGGAACCACGAGACCTCTGCCTTGGAAGAGATAAACAAGCTGCAGCATAAACATCTCATCCGCCCATTAGCCGCCTTGCGATGTGGTCCGGAGCACTACATCATGTTTGAGTGGGCAGACGGAGGCAGTCTTCGAGAGCTCTGGGAAAGCCAAGGCCCAGAGCCGAAAGACCTTGACCCTGATCGAATCATGTCGGTCATTGAAGAGGTTCTCGGTATAGTCGGTGCCCTTTCAACCCTCCACGGCACAAACAACAGGACCAAGACTGGCAACGTGGTCCGACGGGCAGCAGATCTGGCAGGTATGGCAGCCGGTGAAAGATTGACGGTACCTGTTCCGCATTCGGTCAAACCGCGAGAGGGAGAAACAAAAGATTACAgccccatcacaacccccgATACATCCAAGTCCCCGAGAAATGTACCCGAGATTCACGTTCGATTCGTTGAACCATCAGACGACGAAGTTTCTTTTAGAAGCGAAGACCCGAACCGATCTTATGTCAGCGAGGAGAGCGATGCAAGCAGCGATGAACATTGGCGACATGGCGATCTGAAGCCAGAGAATATTTTACAGTTCAACCAGTCACAGACCAACGATTCCCGTTGGTTGGGAACGTTGAAAATTGCCGACCTTGGCCTGGCCAAGCAGCACGTCTTTGCCACCGCTCGAAGAAAGGACATGACAAACCAGAAATTCACGACATCTCATTACGAGGCTCCCGAAGCTGTCGCCAATCTACATCTCCCAAGGTCACGCCGCTTCGATATATGGTCTCTCGGTTGCGTTATTCTTGaattcgtcatcatcattttGTACGGGAACAATGGGTTGGCGAGCTTTTATGACCAACATAAAATCCGCGAGAACCCGCACACAGACACCCTTTACTTCACAGTGGACCGAAATGTTGCCCGAGTGAGTGATATTGCGAGTCATTGGATCGCTGAGATTTTGAATGATCCAGAATGCAACCGGTCCGGTGGTTCGGCACTCGCAGATATCGTTCGACTTGTTAGGGACAGacttcttgttgttgagttACCCAGTGAAAACATGGTGCCTAGCCAGATTAGCAGATGCCGAGCTGATGCTGGCGAGCTGAAGGAAAAGTTGGAAGCTATTTGGGGGAAGGCCATACATGATGAGTCTCAGGGAGGCGATTACCTTTGCTTTACGAAAGACCGAGCAAATATTgcaccaccaaaacccctCCAAGTAATGAAGCCCAAGAGAACAGCAGCAAAAAGCCGACTAGGGGATGATCTTCTCAAAACACAGCCGAATCTT GAGGTACGTGAACCGTATCAGTATCGATATGACTCTGGGAAGATAACCAACTGA
- a CDS encoding uncharacterized protein (COG:T; EggNog:ENOG503P6J7): MSGPLYKSLKGSLITSSLGEIQFLPRSVVEAKVTIEKITPHLSFGSRLYTLVSEDSLARQIHQQARRVFAILVLIGKPSAIQTLFTKDGLIDDHLPLEVVKNGEHDTIVSSTTQKTFPAFDNWEDPAAVDSFLEKQYLVLAPVFHTAGQALKLNRSHPLPFEECTWKASGSDGVSVYHGRLHPSHQLPPFTATSYDRIAIKEIPDKKAFDREKENLDRIQSLHHKHLIRLLGSCEKGSVNYFFFPWAAGGNLRDLWQLQGDGSRTSLWTPQTIAWALDQMLGLVDAIRILHDNGIRHGDIKPQNILHFPEATQGSGKIGGRLVLADVGVSKFHHEATALRNEATNTRDATISYEAPEATSEFRNGKPRPRRYDMWSLGCMFLEFVVWLQYEFEAVEMFRKQRMPRRGDPRTAPGNFFTQSTTDDGPATIHSKVTHAIGLLRDDPRCCSDGDSTTAVEDLITLIERDLLQIDPEKRAKAPALHKNLNRIVQRAHRDPQYLCRLVNPSPEIPRFFQRSKRRDSKGSTRKLSLSSSSSVSSYAGSSFTPTDTGRSRRSSVSSVSNVGRMSKMSLGDEAAVIEEES, encoded by the exons ATGTCAGGGCCTCTTTATAAGTCGCTGAAAGGCAGCCTTATCACGTCAAGCCTTGGCGAAATCCAGTTTCTACCGCGGAGCGTTGTGGAAGCAAAGGTTACAATTGAGAAAATCACCCCACATCTCAGTTTTGGATCACGACTTTACACTCTGGTCTCCGAAGATAGCCTGGCCCGTCAGATTCATCAACAGGCAAGGAGGGTGTTTGCTATTCTTGTCCTTATCGGCAAGCCATCAGCAATCCAGACCTTATTCACGAAGGACGGCCTTATCGATGATCATCTCCctcttgaggttgtcaaaaACGGAGAGCATGATACCATCGTCTCTTCAACCACTCAGAAAACATTTCCGGCGTTCGACAACTGGGAAGATCCGGCTGCCGTCGACAGCTTTCTCGAGAAGCAATACCTTGTTCTGGCACCAGTGTTTCACACAGCTGGCCAGGCCCTGAAGTTGAACCGCAGTCATCCCCTACCCTTCGAGGAATGCACATGGAAGGCGAGCGGGAGTGACGGCGTATCGGTCTATCATGGCAGACTTCATCCTTCCCACCAGTTGCCTCCTTTCACG GCCACCTCGTACGACAGGATCGCTATCAAAGAAATCCCAGACAAGAAAGCCTTCGACCGAGAAAAGGAGAACCTCGACAGAATTCAATCCTTACACCACAAGCATCTGATACGTCTTCTCGGAAGCTGCGAGAAAGGTTCCGTTAAttacttcttcttcccttgGGCAGCTGGTGGTAATCTGAGGGACCTTTGGCAACTCCAAGGGGATGGCTCACGCACGAGCTTGTGGACACCGCAGACCATTGCATGGGCTCTCGATCAAATGCTTGGTCTCGTGGATGCCATCAGAATCCTCCACGACAATGGAATCCGCCATGGGGACATCAAACCCCAGAATATCCTTCACTTTCCTGAAGCCACCCAAGGATCCGGTAAAATTGGGGGTAGACTTGTCCTTGCGGATGTCGGAGTGTCCAAGTTTCACCACGAGGCGACGGCACTCAGAAACGAGGCCACAAACACTCGAGATGCGACCATATCCTACGAAGCCCCTGAGGCTACCTCCGAGTTCAGAAACGGAAAACCAAGGCCTCGTCGCTATGACATGTGGTCACTGGGCTGCATGTTTTTGGAGTTTGTGGTCTGGCTTCAATACGAATTCGAGGCCGTCGAGATGTTTCGCAAACAGCGGATGCCGCGACGAGGAGACCCCAGGACAGCTCCTGGAAACTTCTTCACACAGTCCACCACCGACGATGGCCCGGCGACTATTCATTCCAAAGTGACTCATGCAATCGGGCTTCTACGAGATGACCCTCGCTGCTGCAGTGACGGGGACAGCACTACCGCTGTGGAGGATCTCATCACCCTGATTGAGCGAGATCTTTTGCAGATAGATCCTGAAAAGCGCGCCAAAGCACCTGCACTACACAAGAACCTCAACCGGATTGTGCAACGGGCGCACCGGGACCCTCAGTACCTCTGCCGACTTGTCAACCCTTCCCCCGAGATTCCCAGGTTCTTCCAAAGGAGTAAGCGGAGAGATAGCAAAGGAAGTACTAGAAAGCTCTCTttatcatcctcctcgtctgtCAGCAGTTATGCGGGCTCTTCATTTACGCCAACCGACACAGGGAGAAGTCGACGGTCATCGGTTTCATCGGTCTCCAATGTTGGACGAATGTCAAAAATGTCTTTAGGTGACGAGGCCGCGGTGATTGAGGAGGAATCATGA